In the genome of Triticum urartu cultivar G1812 chromosome 5, Tu2.1, whole genome shotgun sequence, one region contains:
- the LOC125506179 gene encoding serine/threonine-protein kinase RHS3-like isoform X2 translates to MPTPLTPPAPPPKPPSLLCTPSTSVSLCDLRPTANCAPWSDVRCWVSGMERIRFRSVDAGAGTYPTTLPSPRMLDAAATEPPGFRKSMNPIYADGTARSASTAAVSAASLDAPGPDGSTRSHADVESGNGNNSSVAAVLVRRHTGGDGRWEAIRAADARESPLSLGHFRLLKRLGYGDIGSVYLVELRGGGGALFAMKVMDKGSLVSRNKLPRAQTEREILGLLDHPFLPTLYSHFETDKFFCLLMEFCSGGNLHSLRQKQPNKHFTEHAARFYASEVLLALEYLHMLGVVYRDLKPENVLVREEGHIMLSDFDLSLRCAVSPTLVRTPSGRVGAAAGLVQGCKLPRILSSSSKAKGKKKLATAKATQQELLAVPGDGHGRKQPWTSLEFMAEPTGARSMSFVGTHEYLAPEIIRGDGHGSAVDWWTFGVFLYELLHGTTPFKGSGNRATLFNVVGQPLRFPDAPGVSAAARDLIRGLLAKEPQKRLAYRRGAAEIKQHPFFEGVNWALVRSAAPPYIPDAVDCGPAPVRLPSEAPSQGGTPRNAAGGKAGSPHADPASYVDFEYF, encoded by the exons ATGCCGACGCCCTTAActccaccagcaccaccacccaAACCGCCATCTCTGCTCTGCACGCCATCGACTTCCGTCTCCCTCTGCGACCTCCGTCCAACCGCCAACTG TGCGCCATGGAGTGACGTGCGCTGCTGGGTGAGCGGCATGGAGCGCATCAGGTTCAGGAGCGTCGACGCCGGCGCCGGCACGTACCCGACGACGCTGCCGAGCCCCAGGATGCTCGACGCCGCCGCCACGGAGCCGCCGGGCTTCAGGAAGAGCATGAACCCGATCTACGCGGACGGGACCGCCCGCTCCGCCTCCACCGCGGCGGTCTCGGCGGCCTCCCTCGACGCCCCCGGCCCGGACGGCTCCACACGAAGCCACGCCGACGTCGAGAGCGGGAACGGCAACAACAGCAGCGTGGCCGCGGTGCTGGTGCGGCGTCACACCGGCGGGGACGGCCGCTGGGAGGCCATCCGGGCGGCGGACGCGCGCGAGTCGCCGCTCAGCCTGGGCCACTTCCGGCTGCTCAAGCGCCTGGGCTACGGCGACATCGGCAGCGTGTACCTGGTGGAGCTCCGCGGGGGCGGGGGCGCGCTCTTCGCCATGAAGGTGATGGACAAGGGGTCCCTGGTGAGCCGCAACAAGCTGCCCCGCGCGCAGACGGAGCGCGAGATCCTAGGCTTGCTCGACCACCCCTTCCTCCCCACCCTCTACTCCCACTTCGAGACCGACAAGTTCTTCTGCCTCCTCATGGAGTTCTGCAGCGGCGGCAACCTCCACTCCCTCCGCCAGAAGCAGCCCAACAAGCACTTCACCGAGCACGCCGCCAG GTTTTACGCGTCCGAGGTGCTGCTGGCGCTGGAGTACCTGCACATGCTGGGCGTGGTGTACCGGGACCTCAAGCCGGAGAACGTGCTGGTCCGGGAGGAAGGCCACATCATGCTCTCCGATTTCGACCTCTCGCTCCGCTGCGCCGTCAGCCCCACGCTCGTCCGCACCCCGTCCGGCCGcgtcggcgccgccgccggcctcgTCCAGGGCTGCAAGCTCCCGCGCATCCTCTCCTCCTCCAGCAAGGCCAAGGGCAAGAAGAAGCTGGCGACGGCCAAGGCCACCCAGCAGGAGCTGCTGGCCGTGCCCGGCGACGGCCACGGCAGGAAGCAGCCGTGGACGTCGCTGGAGTTCATGGCCGAGCCGACGGGCGCGCGCTCCATGTCCTTCGTCGGCACGCACGAGTACCTGGCGCCCGAGATCATCCGCGGCGACGGCCACGGCAGCGCCGTCGACTGGTGGACCTTCGGCGTCTTCCTCTACGAGCTGCTGCACGGCACCACGcccttcaagggctccggcaaccGCGCCACGCTCTTCAACGTTGTCGGCCAGCCGCTGCGCTTCCCCGACGCGCCCGGCGTCAGCGCCGCCGCCAGGGACCTCATCCGGGGCCTGCTGGCCAAGGAGCCGCAGAAGCGCCTCGCGTACCGCCGCGGCGCCGCCGAGATCAAGCAGCACCCATTCTTCGAGGGCGTCAACTGGGCGCTCGTCAGGAGCGCCGCGCCGCCCTACATCCCCGACGCCGTGGACTGCGGCCCCGCCCCCGTGCGCCTCCCCAGCGAAGCCCCGTCGCAGGGCGGCACGCCGAGGAACGCCGCCGGTGGGAAGGCCGGCTCACCTCATGCCGATCCGGCGTCGTACGTCGATTTCGAGTACTTCTAG
- the LOC125506179 gene encoding serine/threonine-protein kinase RHS3-like isoform X1 translates to MPTPLTPPAPPPKPPSLLCTPSTSVSLCDLRPTANCLRSAPWSDVRCWVSGMERIRFRSVDAGAGTYPTTLPSPRMLDAAATEPPGFRKSMNPIYADGTARSASTAAVSAASLDAPGPDGSTRSHADVESGNGNNSSVAAVLVRRHTGGDGRWEAIRAADARESPLSLGHFRLLKRLGYGDIGSVYLVELRGGGGALFAMKVMDKGSLVSRNKLPRAQTEREILGLLDHPFLPTLYSHFETDKFFCLLMEFCSGGNLHSLRQKQPNKHFTEHAARFYASEVLLALEYLHMLGVVYRDLKPENVLVREEGHIMLSDFDLSLRCAVSPTLVRTPSGRVGAAAGLVQGCKLPRILSSSSKAKGKKKLATAKATQQELLAVPGDGHGRKQPWTSLEFMAEPTGARSMSFVGTHEYLAPEIIRGDGHGSAVDWWTFGVFLYELLHGTTPFKGSGNRATLFNVVGQPLRFPDAPGVSAAARDLIRGLLAKEPQKRLAYRRGAAEIKQHPFFEGVNWALVRSAAPPYIPDAVDCGPAPVRLPSEAPSQGGTPRNAAGGKAGSPHADPASYVDFEYF, encoded by the exons ATGCCGACGCCCTTAActccaccagcaccaccacccaAACCGCCATCTCTGCTCTGCACGCCATCGACTTCCGTCTCCCTCTGCGACCTCCGTCCAACCGCCAACTG CTTGCGCAGTGCGCCATGGAGTGACGTGCGCTGCTGGGTGAGCGGCATGGAGCGCATCAGGTTCAGGAGCGTCGACGCCGGCGCCGGCACGTACCCGACGACGCTGCCGAGCCCCAGGATGCTCGACGCCGCCGCCACGGAGCCGCCGGGCTTCAGGAAGAGCATGAACCCGATCTACGCGGACGGGACCGCCCGCTCCGCCTCCACCGCGGCGGTCTCGGCGGCCTCCCTCGACGCCCCCGGCCCGGACGGCTCCACACGAAGCCACGCCGACGTCGAGAGCGGGAACGGCAACAACAGCAGCGTGGCCGCGGTGCTGGTGCGGCGTCACACCGGCGGGGACGGCCGCTGGGAGGCCATCCGGGCGGCGGACGCGCGCGAGTCGCCGCTCAGCCTGGGCCACTTCCGGCTGCTCAAGCGCCTGGGCTACGGCGACATCGGCAGCGTGTACCTGGTGGAGCTCCGCGGGGGCGGGGGCGCGCTCTTCGCCATGAAGGTGATGGACAAGGGGTCCCTGGTGAGCCGCAACAAGCTGCCCCGCGCGCAGACGGAGCGCGAGATCCTAGGCTTGCTCGACCACCCCTTCCTCCCCACCCTCTACTCCCACTTCGAGACCGACAAGTTCTTCTGCCTCCTCATGGAGTTCTGCAGCGGCGGCAACCTCCACTCCCTCCGCCAGAAGCAGCCCAACAAGCACTTCACCGAGCACGCCGCCAG GTTTTACGCGTCCGAGGTGCTGCTGGCGCTGGAGTACCTGCACATGCTGGGCGTGGTGTACCGGGACCTCAAGCCGGAGAACGTGCTGGTCCGGGAGGAAGGCCACATCATGCTCTCCGATTTCGACCTCTCGCTCCGCTGCGCCGTCAGCCCCACGCTCGTCCGCACCCCGTCCGGCCGcgtcggcgccgccgccggcctcgTCCAGGGCTGCAAGCTCCCGCGCATCCTCTCCTCCTCCAGCAAGGCCAAGGGCAAGAAGAAGCTGGCGACGGCCAAGGCCACCCAGCAGGAGCTGCTGGCCGTGCCCGGCGACGGCCACGGCAGGAAGCAGCCGTGGACGTCGCTGGAGTTCATGGCCGAGCCGACGGGCGCGCGCTCCATGTCCTTCGTCGGCACGCACGAGTACCTGGCGCCCGAGATCATCCGCGGCGACGGCCACGGCAGCGCCGTCGACTGGTGGACCTTCGGCGTCTTCCTCTACGAGCTGCTGCACGGCACCACGcccttcaagggctccggcaaccGCGCCACGCTCTTCAACGTTGTCGGCCAGCCGCTGCGCTTCCCCGACGCGCCCGGCGTCAGCGCCGCCGCCAGGGACCTCATCCGGGGCCTGCTGGCCAAGGAGCCGCAGAAGCGCCTCGCGTACCGCCGCGGCGCCGCCGAGATCAAGCAGCACCCATTCTTCGAGGGCGTCAACTGGGCGCTCGTCAGGAGCGCCGCGCCGCCCTACATCCCCGACGCCGTGGACTGCGGCCCCGCCCCCGTGCGCCTCCCCAGCGAAGCCCCGTCGCAGGGCGGCACGCCGAGGAACGCCGCCGGTGGGAAGGCCGGCTCACCTCATGCCGATCCGGCGTCGTACGTCGATTTCGAGTACTTCTAG